TGCTGCTCAACCTGATGGATGAGCCGGAGAAGATTCCGGTGGCCGGCAAGGTGGTGTGGATCACCCCCAAGGGCGCCCAGGGCAATCGCGCCGCTGGCGTAGGCGTGCAGTTCAACGAAGGCGACAATACCGCCCGCAACAAGATCGAGACCTACCTGGCCGGCGCCCTCAAGTCCGATCGCCCCACCCATACGATGTAACAACAGCCGCACGCTTCGAGCCTCAAGCGCCAGGAAAGCTTTGGTGCTCTCGGTTCTACCTGTGGCTTGAAGCTTGCCGCTCGAGGCTTCCCATCATGCTCATCGATTCCCACTGCCACCTCGATCGTCTCGACCTGGCCGCCCATGGCGGTTCTCTGGACGACGCGCTGGCGGCCGCCCGTGCCCGCGGCGTCGGCCATTTCCTGTGCATCGGC
Above is a genomic segment from Pseudomonas argentinensis containing:
- a CDS encoding PilZ domain-containing protein; its protein translation is MNLPPNLGPRNGILSLTIKDKSVLYAAYMPFIKNGGLFIPTNKSYKLGDEVFMLLNLMDEPEKIPVAGKVVWITPKGAQGNRAAGVGVQFNEGDNTARNKIETYLAGALKSDRPTHTM